In Thermococcus chitonophagus, the genomic stretch TCCTGTAATAACCCTTTCGGGAAACTTTGGATGTATTGTCAGTGTTTCCATGCTTACCATGCCCTTCTCGCTGAGCCTATCTATGAAGTACTTGAGTAACCACCTAGGATTTCCAGTTATTATAATTATCCCATTTTCTGTATCTAAAACCTCTCTTAGACCAACCATCGAGAAAAAGGTTAATATTTCTCCTGTTAAGCTTTTCTACGGGGTTGCATTTGGACGGAAAAATAATCCATGATCCAGTTCACGGGAGCATGAAGATTCCAGAGGAGGTCATGAAACTCGTTGAAACTCCTGAATTTCAGAGGTTAAGGTGTATAAAGCAACTTGGGCTTGCAAATCTAGTGTATCCTGGGGCAAACCATACCCGATTTGAGCATTCTCTAGGGACTTGGTACCTTGCACGAAGGTTGTCCCTTGAACTTGAGCTTCAAGAGGAGGAGGCAATGCTAATTCAGCTTGCTGCTTTGTTGCATGATATTGGGCACGGACCCTTTAGTCATACCCTTGAGAGGATATATCGCGAAAGGCTTGAATTTAGTGACCATATGGAGGTAAGTAGGAGTGTCGTTGAGGGGAAAATAGAAATCTGTGAGGTACCAAATGAATTGCCTGACATTCTTAATAACTTGGGCTTTGACCCCAAGGAAATTGGTGAGCTAATCGCTGGAACGCACGGGAAAAAATACCTTAGAATGGTAATTCATGGAGATATAGATGTTGATCAGCTTGACTACCTTAGTAGGGACGCCCACTATACGGGGGTTGCCCATGGCATAATAGACTTGGAGAGGTTATTAACGGTAATGAAAGTCATTGATGGAGAGCTTGTAATAGATGAGAAGGGAATTGAAGCGGTAGAGGGAATGCTCGTTGCGAGGTCTTTAATGTACTCTAGGGTTTACTTTCACAGAACGGTCAAAATAGCAGAAGGTATGTTGATAAGGGCTGTAGAATACGCCTTAGATGAGGGTGAGCTTGAGGATTTCTGGAAGATGACTGATGACAGGCTTGTTGTGGAGCTCGAAGACTTGGGTGGCTATCCTGGGGACATAATAAGGAGAATAAGGCAGAGGAGACTATTCAAAGCTGCTGTGGTTGTTAGTCCTGAAGATTTGACATCTGAAGAGAAGAGAGCACTGACATCTCTTTATCGTAGCTCGAAGAAGAGGAGAGAGAAAGAGCTTGAATTAGCTGATAGGATAGGAGCAAAGGAGGGGGAAGTTATTCTTGAGTTATCAATCCCCGAATTAATATTAAGCGAACCGAGGCTAAAGCAGGTGGAGGTTAATGTTGTTCTTAAAGATGGAACCGTTGAGCCGATAGCTAAAGTTACCCCCCTAGCTTCTGCGATAAAGCGTAGGCAGACCCCCAGGTGGATACTGATAATTGCTACCCCGAAAGAACACATCATGAAGGTAAGAGAGATCTGGAGAAACGTTATATTTGACTGAATTCGGAAAATGTTATAAGGAGTGTTGAAGAAAAAAGCTTGGTAATTCATCACGAGCATAGAGGTGATGAAAGTGGGCCTCTTTGATAAACTTAAGAAGCCGGACGTTCAGAAAAAGACTAAGCCTATCACTTCAATTAAGGGAAAAGTAACAGAGGAAAAGTCTGAAGTTGAGCTTGTACCAGTTGAGGAGGATAAGATAGTAAAGGAGATAATAAAGCCAAAGGTTATTTATGTCAAAAGGGTAAAGATATCTACTTATAATGACCTGAAGATAGTTTCCGATGAAGTCAGTGCCGGCAATATTGTAATAGTTGATCTCTCACCTCTCATATCAAAGCCTGAGATCCTTAGTAAAGTTGCTGAGCAAGTCAAAATGAGTGCGACAACTTTTGGCTGGGACATCGCCATGGTATGTAAAGACCCTCCAAAGATCCTCGTTACACCCCAGGATATAAAGATAGCTAGGGAGTAATATCCTTTCTCTTCTCCATCTTCATAAGGTTTAAATAATAGCAAAAGGGCCTAATGCTATTTGGTGGTGTTGTTATGAAAGTGAAAACAATAATGACAAAGAACCCAGTGACGATAACTTTACCCGCCACGAGAAACTATGCTATTGAGCTTTTTAAGAAGTACAAAGTCAGGAGCTTTCCAGTGGTTAACAAGGAAGGTAAGCTCGTAGGAATAATCAGCATAAAGCGCGTACTGACTAATCCTGATGAAGAGCAGTTAGCAATGCTTGTTAAGAGGGATGTTCCCACTGTAAAGGAGAACGATGATCTAAAAAAGGCCGCAAAGCTAATGTTGGAGTACGACTACAGGAGGGTAATAGTTGTTGATGAGGAGGGGAAACCCGTTGGCATACTCACGGTTGGAGACATAATAAGGAGGTACTTAGCAAAGACTGAGAAGTATAAGGAGATCGAAATCGAGCCTTATTATCAGAGGCACGTAAGCATAGTATGGAAGGGGACTCCCCTTAAGGCTGCTTTAAAAGCCTTGCTATTGTCTAATGCAATGGCACTTCCAGTTGTTGATGATAATGGTGAGCTCATTGGAATCGTGGATGAAACAGATCTCCTCAAAGATAGTGAGATTGTGAGGATAATGAAGTCTACTGAACTCGCTGCATCAAGTGAGGAGGAGTGGATTTTGGAAAGCCACCCAACATTACTGTTTGAGAAGTTTGAGTTGCAACTGCCAAATAAACCAGTTGAAGAAATAATGACCAAAGAGGTCATAATCGCTACGCCTCACATGACGGTGTACGATGTGGCTAGGAAAATGGCTAAACACCATATAGAACAGCTTCCTGTGATAAGGGGAGAGGGTGAATTAGTCGGACTTATAAGAGATTTCGACCTGATAAAGGTTCTCGTCAAGTCAAAATGTTGATTCTCCTTTCTTCTACTGTTTGCAAAAATTTTTCATAAAATTTTATTCCGTGAGGGTGGAAACCTTCGAAAGTCTTTTAAATTAAATACTGAAACACCACCACAGCTTTCAGAATAAGAGAAAGCCTTGGAGGGCAGAAATGGCGTGGCACGTATTCATTCCAGATTCGCTCTTGGAAGAAACTAATGACCCGAAACTCAAGGCCTACAAGGTAGGACAAGTAGCTAGGGCGTGCGCAATATTTGGCGTTGAACACATATGGATATACAGGGCCGGAGGAAAGGATGGCAAGTTCATCAAGCTCCTGCTAGAGTACGCTGAAACTCCCCAGTACCTCAGGAAAAAACTGTTCCCATTAATGCCCGAACTCAAGTATGCTGGTGTAATGCCTCCCCTCCAGATCCCAAGCCACAAACCAAAAGCCAGTCCAAGGATAGGGGAAATCAGGGAAGGCTTTGCATTTAGGCGCGGAAAAAAGCTCTTCGCCGACATAGGACTTGACAGACCAGCACTTGTAAAGGGAATTACAAAGGAAGGCAGGTGGACATTCAAAATAGTTTCAGTAAAACCTCTCCGCGTAGTTCCTGCTGAACCTCCGGATTACTGGGGTTATAAGGTTCACCTGAGTAGGAAAACTTTAGCGAAAACACTTAAAAATGCTGACCTTGACGTGGTCATCGCGACATCCCGTAGGGGTGTCGACGTGAGAGATGCCGAAGTGCCCCTTGAGGGCGAGGTCGGTATAGTCTTCGGCTCTCCCCGAAAGGGGGTCATGGAGATATTGAAGGAATATAATGAGGATTTCGAGTTCGATCTAATCGTGAACACAATTCCAGGTCAAAAAACGAAGACTGTAAGAACGGAGGAAGCGTTGTTAGCGACTCTCGCGATATTTAATGTCATTAGGAGGGATTGAGAATGGGTAAGGTTCACAGACCAAGGAAGGGTTCACTTGGATTCAGCCCAAGAAAGAGGGCTAAAAGCATAGTCCCAAGAATTAGGAGTTGGCCTAAGGAGACAGAGGTTAGGATGCTTGGCTTTGCAGGGTACAAGGCTGGAATGACGCACATATTAATGATTGACGACGAACCGGGGCTCACAAACGGAAAGGAGATCTTCGTGCCAGTAACAATAATTGAAACTCCACCCCTAAGGATCTTTGGAATTAGAGCCTACAGGCAGGGCTATCTTGGCTTTGAAACTGCAACCGAGGTAATAATCCCAGACTTCCCACTCGACAACTACCCAAGCAAGAAGGCTAAGGACATTACATTCTACAAGCTCCTCGAGAGGAGAATTGCAACCCTACCAAAGAACTATACTCAAGAAGTCTTTGAGCAGAAGCTCGGCCAGCTTGAGGACATGATAAAGGAAGGGGAGATAGTTGAGGTTAGGGCCCTCGTAAGCACCCAACCATGGATAATTAAGCTCAAGAAGAAACCTGAAGTCATGGAGTACGCCATTGGTGGAACTAGCGTTGAGGAGAAGTTCAACTACATAAAGGAGAGGCTCGGAAAGGAGCTTAGGGTTAGTGAGGTTCTTAAAGAGGGAGAACTCCTCGATGTAATCGCAGTCACAAAGGGTAAGGGAACCCAAGGGCCAGTTAAGAGGTGGGGAATTAAGCTTAGAGCCCACAAGGACAGCAAGGGTAGGAGAAAGGTAGGTTCAATTGGTCCATGGCACCCGGCTAGGGTAATGTGGACAGTTCCAATGGCAGGTCAGACAGGATTCCACCACAGGACTGAACTCAATAAGAGGTTAATTGCGATAGGTGAGAACGGCAAGCTTAACTTGAATGGAAACGAGATCGAGATTACCCCGAAGGGTGGCTTCCCACACTATGGAATCGTGAGGAGCGACTTCATGATGATTGCTGGCAGTGTTCCTGGGCCCGTCAAGAGAATAATTAGGGTTAGGCCCGCTATAAGACCTCCAAAGAAGAAGCCTCCTGTTCAGAGGCCACAAATCACTTATGTTAGTGTTGAGTCAAAGCAGTGAGGTGAGATAAATGAAGGTTAAGGTTTTCGACCTTAACGGTCAACCCGTTGATGAGATCGAGTTACCTAGGGTGTTCTTCACTCCATTTAGGCCCGACCTTATAAGGAGGGCTGTCATAGCTTCATGGACCCACAGAATACAGCCCCAGGGTAGAGATCCAATGGCAGGTAAGAGAAGGGTCACCGAGAACATAGGAAAGGGCCACGGAATGGCGAGGGTTGAGAGGCTCAAGACACCACCGAGGTATGCTGCATTCGTTCCATTCGCTAGGGGTGGAAGGAGGACCCACCCACCGAAGGTCGAGAAGATAATCTGGGAGGACATCAACAAGAAGGAGAGAAGGTTGGCAATAATGAGTGCCATAGCTGCAACCGCTAACTATGACATCGTTAAGGCGAGAGGACACGTTGTTGATAACGTTCCTCAGCTCCCACTTATAGTGGTTGATGACCTTCAGAAGATCCAGAAGACAAGGGAGACAAGAGAGATATTCAAGAAGCTCGGCATCTGGGACGACATCGAGAGGGCTAAGGAGAAGAGCGGAGTTAGGGCTGGGAAGGGTAAGATGAGGGGTAGGAGGTACAAGAAGGCTAAGGGCCCACTCATCGTCGTTGGGAAGAATGAAGGAATAGTCCTTGGAGCAAGAAATCACCCGGGAGTTGATGTTGTTGTCGTTGACAACTTGGGTGTGGAGCACCTGGCCCCTGGAACTCACCCCGGAAGGTTAACAGTTTGGACCGTTAGTGCTATAGAGAGGCTTAGGGAGATATACGGGTGATGAGGTATGGATCCGTACAAGGTTATAATTAGGCCCGTAGTCACGGAAAAGGCGATTTCACTAATAGAGAAGGAGAACAAGCTCACCTTCATAGTGGACAGAAGGGCTACAAAGCAGGATATCAAAAGAGCCGTTGAGGAGATATTCAATGTGAAAGTTGAGAAGGTGAACACCCTTATAACGCCTAAGGGTGAGAAGAAGGCGTATGTTAAGCTCAAGCCCGAGTACAGCGCGAGTGAAGTTGCCGCAAGGTTAGGATTATTCTGAGGTGGTGAGTTATGGGTAAGAGTCTAATCCAGCAAAGGAGAGGTAAAGGAAGTCCCACTTTCAAGTCACCTTCCCACAGGTTTAGGGGTGCTGTAAAGTACATCCCCCTGAACTACACCCAGGAGAAAACCCTTAGGGGAGTAGTTGAGGAGATAATGCACGATCCAGGTAGGACTGCACCAGTTGCAAGGGTTAAGTTCGAAAATGGAATGGAGAAGCTTATCATTGCCCCTGAAGGGCTGCTCGTTGGTCAGGAGGTATACATTGGGCCGGAGGCTCCGGTTGCAATCGGCAACACCCTACCACTCTCAAAGATACCTGAGGGAACTTACGTCTACAACATTGAGGGTGTTCCTGGGGACGGAGGAAAGTACGTGAGAGCTGGAGGGACTTATGCTTTAGTTGTTTCAAGGGAAAAGGACAAGGTTATAGTTCAGCTACCTAGCGGTGAGCTCAAGGCGTTTGATCCAAACTGTAGGGCAACAATTGGTGTCGTTGCCGGTGGAGGTAGGCTTGAGAAGCCCTTAGTTAAGGCTGGTAAGGCCTACTACAAGTACAAGGCAAGAAACAAGTTCTGGCCAACGCCAAGAGGTGTTAAGATGAACGCGGTCAACCACCCATTCGGTGGTAAGGAGCACCACCCAGGTAAGCCAACCACGACCTCAAGGAGGGCTCCTCCAGGAAGGAAGGTTGGTCATATCGCTGCGAGGAGAACTGGTAGGAGGAAGTGAGGTGGTGTAAATGGCGAGGAAGGAGTTTAGGTATCGCGGTTATACTCTCGAACAGTTGTTGAACATGTCCCTTGAGGAGTTAGCTAAGCTACTCCCCGCAAGGCAGAGAAGAAGTCTAAAGAGAGGCCTTACCCCAGAGCAGAAGAAGCTCCTCAGAAAGATAAGACTTGCTAAGAAGGGCAAGTACAACAAGCCCATAAGGACTCACTGCAGGGACATGATAATCCTTCCAGAAATGGTCGGAATGACGATCTACGTCCACAACGGTAAGGAGTTTGTTCCAGTGGAAATTAAGCCGGAGATGATAGGGCACTATCTTGGGGAGTTCGCTCCAACTAGGAAGAGGGTACAGCACGGAGCACCTGGTATCGGTGCTACGAGGTCATCAATGTTCGTTGCCGTCAAGTGAGGTGGTTTAAATGGCAAAGCGCTTTGGCTACTCTTTCCAAAATTATGATCCCGAGAGAATGGCAAGGGCAAGCGGTAGAGACCTTAGGATATCACCAAAGCTTGCCGTTGAAGTCTGCAGGGAGCTTAGGGGAATGATGCTCAATGATGCCCTGAGGTACCTTGATGATGTAATTGCCCTAAAGAGGCCCGTTCCGCTGAGGAGGTATAATGACAGCCAGGGCCACAAGCCAGGAAAGGGCTTCGGCCCAGGAAGGTACCCAGTTAAGGTTGCCAAGGCAATAAAGAAGATTCTCCTCAACGCGAGGAACAACGCAGAGCAGAAGGGTCTTGACCCTGACAAGCTGAGAATAATACACATAGTAGCTCACAAGGGACCCGTACTCAGGGGATGGTATCCGAGGGCTTTTGGAAGGGCCACACCGTTTAACGAGCAGACAACTCACATAGAGGTAGTTGTTGAGGAGATTAGGAGGTGAGCTCATGGCAATTGAGAGGTACTTCATTCGCGAGGCCGTTAAGGAAATGCTCATCGATGAATTCCTTGAGAAGGAACTCAGAAGGGCAGGTTACGGAGGGCTTGACATTAAGAAGACCCCCCTTGGAACCAAGGTGATAATATTCGCTGCAAACCCTGGTTACGTCATTGGAAGGGGTGGAAGGAGAATAAGGCAGCTCACTAGGATACTTGAGACTCAGTTTGGCCTCGAGAACCCGCAAATAGAGGTCGAGGAGATCAAGAATCCATACCTCAACGCTAAGGTTCAGGCAGTAAGGCTTGCTCAGGCCCTTGAGAGGGGTATCCACTTCAGGAGAGCCGCTTACGCTGCTATGAGAGCTATAATGAACAATGGAGCTAGGGGAGTTGAGATAAGACTTAGTGGAAAGCTTACTGGTGAGAGAGCTAAGAGCGTTAGATTCTACCAGGGCTACCTCGCAAAGGTTGGAAACCCAGCTGAAACTCTCGTAAGCAAGGGCTATGCACAGGCCTTACTTAAGCTCGGTGTAATTGGTGTTAAGGTCGCAATAATGCCTCCAGATGCTAGGCTTCCGGATGAAATTGAGATCCTCGAGAAGCCTGTAGAGGAGGAGGTGACCGAAAGTGAAGCCCAGTGAAATCAGGGAGATGAGCATAGAGGAGATAGATGCTAAAATTAGAGAGCTGAGGCTCCAGCTCGCTAAGGAGAGGGGAATGCTCACTATGGGTACTTCCCTTGAAAATCCGATGGTTATTAGGAATTTGAGAAGGGATATTGCCCGCCTCCTTACCATAAAGAGGGAGAAGCTTAGGGAAATGCGCAAAAAGTGAAGGTGGTGTTTGGTGCCGAGGATAGTAAACCCACTGGATGAGATGCTCTTTAAGGAGGTCCTTAAGGAGCAGCAGAGAATTCGAGTTTACACGGAGAGAGCAAGGTACGGAAAAATCAAGACCATCATAGAGGGCATAGATGAGAAGGAGTTTGACCTTGAGGAGATCGCAAAGAAGCTGAAGGCGAAGCTGGCATGCGGAGGAACGGCAAAGAACGGAAGGATAGAGCTTCAGGGGGATCACAGGGACCGTATCAAGAAATTATTGGCAGAACTTGGATTTTCCGAGGATCTCATAGAGGTCGAGTAAACAGAAAGAACATAATCTGGCACGAGCTCATAGGCCTCAGGGTTAGGGTAGTGGGCTCTACGCATCCTGGGTTCGTGGGGATTGAAGGTTACGTCGTCGATGAGACAAGGAACACCCTCGTGATAGTGGGGGAGAAAGTTTGGAGAGTTCCCAAGGATATTTGCATCTTTGAATTTGAGACTGAAGATGGGACAAAAATTAAAATACCTGGGGAAAGATTGGTGGGCAGACCTGAGATGAGATTAAAGAAGAGGTGGAGAAAATGATGAGAGACATAGGCTTGAGGGTTCAACCTCCCGCTGAGAAGTGTGACGATCCCAAGTGTCCCTGGCATGGACACCTCAAGATCCACGGTAGAGTATTCGAGGGCATCGTGGTTAGTGACAAGCCAAGGAAAACCGTCACCGTTGAGAGACAGTACTACCACTACCTGAAAAAGTACGAGAGATATGAGCTAAGGAGAAGCAGAATTCACGCTCACAACCCACCGTGCATCAACGCAAAGGTTGGGGATAGAGTATTGATTGCTGAGACGAGGCCCCTAAGCAAGACGAAGCACTTCGTAGTCGTGGCAGTTCTCGAGAGGGCGGAGAAGAGGAGGTGACGTAGATGGCAAAGAAGGGTGCTGGTGCAACTAGAGGTGTGAGCCCCGTCAGACCAACTAGGGCCCTTCCAATTGGCGCTTACCTTACGGTTGCTGACAACAGTGGTGCTAAGGTTATCCAGATAATTGGTGTCGTTGAGTACCACGGAACTAGGAGGAGGCTTGCCTCAGCTGGAGTCGGTGACATGGTTGTTGCAACGGTGAAGAAGGGAAGGCCCGACATGAGGCACCAGGTAGTTAGGGCCGTGATAATTAGGCAGAGAAAGGAGTATAGAAGGCTTGACGGCATGAGGGTCAAGTTCGAGGACAACGCCGCTGTAATTGTAACCCCCGAAGGGGTTCCAAGGGGAACCGAGATTAGAGGTCCAGTAGCTAGGGAAGCTGCCGAGAGATGGGTTAGAATTGGTAGCATTGCGAGCATAATTGTGTGAGGTGAGCATGATGAGGTTAAATTCAAAGCAACCCAGGAAGCAGAGGAAGTTTCTATATAACGCTCCTCTCCATCTTAGGCAGAAGATAATGTCTGCCCTCCTTAGCAGGGAGCTTAGAGAGAAGTACAAGGTTAGGAATCTCCCTGTTAGGGTGGGCGATAAGGTCAGGATAATGAGAGGGGACTTCAAGGGACACGAGGGGAAGGTTGTTGAAGTCGATCTAAAGAGGTACAGGATCTACGTTGAGGGTGCAACCCTAAGGAAGACTAACGGAACCGAGGTATTCTACCCAATTCACCCCTCGAACGTTATGATTATCGAGCTCAATCTTGACGATGAGAAGAGGAAGAAAATAATTGAGAGGAGGGCTGGATAATGGCGAGAAAAGGACCTAAGAGGCACCTTAAGAGACTTGCTGCTCCTCCATCATGGTATATAGAGAGGAAAGCCTACAAGTGGGCAGTTAGACCAAGGCCAGGACCACACAACATGAGGACTTCAATTCCACTGTTGTACATAGTTAGGGACTACCTTGGTTATGCTAAGACCGCGAGAGAGGCCAGGAAGATACTCAACGAGGGCAAGTTCCTTGTTGATGGTAGGGTCAGGAAGGACTACAAGTTTCCAGTTGGAATTATGGATGTAGTCTCAATCCCAGAGACCGGTGAGCACTACAGGGTTCTTCCAAACAGGATTGGAAAGCTAATTCTCCACCCAATAAGCGAGGAAGAGGCAAACATCAAGCCACTGAGAATTAGGAACAAGAGGATGGTTAAGGGGGCTAAGGTACAGCTGAACTTCCACGATGGAACCAACCATCTCATTCCGCTCAGCGAGAAGGACAATTACTTCACCTCATACACGGTCCTCATGAAAGTTCCGGAGAGGGAAATCGTTGAAGTCCTCCCATTCGAAAAGGGTGCCTATGTCTTCGTTACCCAGGGTAAGAACGTCGCAAGGAAGGGTAAGATAGTCGACATAAAGAGGTTCCCAATGGGCTGGCCAGATGTAGTTACGATTGAAGATGAAGAGGGAGAGCTCTTCGACACCCTAAAGGAGTACGCATTCGTCGTTGGCAGGGACAAGCCGAAGATCTCCCTTCCGTGAGGTGGTATAAATGGCAATCACTATTCCAAACAGGGAAGAGATACTTGCCGATT encodes the following:
- the rplX gene encoding 50S ribosomal protein L24, whose product is MRLNSKQPRKQRKFLYNAPLHLRQKIMSALLSRELREKYKVRNLPVRVGDKVRIMRGDFKGHEGKVVEVDLKRYRIYVEGATLRKTNGTEVFYPIHPSNVMIIELNLDDEKRKKIIERRAG
- a CDS encoding putative RNA uridine N3 methyltransferase, yielding MAWHVFIPDSLLEETNDPKLKAYKVGQVARACAIFGVEHIWIYRAGGKDGKFIKLLLEYAETPQYLRKKLFPLMPELKYAGVMPPLQIPSHKPKASPRIGEIREGFAFRRGKKLFADIGLDRPALVKGITKEGRWTFKIVSVKPLRVVPAEPPDYWGYKVHLSRKTLAKTLKNADLDVVIATSRRGVDVRDAEVPLEGEVGIVFGSPRKGVMEILKEYNEDFEFDLIVNTIPGQKTKTVRTEEALLATLAIFNVIRRD
- a CDS encoding 50S ribosomal protein L14, with the translated sequence MAKKGAGATRGVSPVRPTRALPIGAYLTVADNSGAKVIQIIGVVEYHGTRRRLASAGVGDMVVATVKKGRPDMRHQVVRAVIIRQRKEYRRLDGMRVKFEDNAAVIVTPEGVPRGTEIRGPVAREAAERWVRIGSIASIIV
- a CDS encoding 50S ribosomal protein L2 yields the protein MGKSLIQQRRGKGSPTFKSPSHRFRGAVKYIPLNYTQEKTLRGVVEEIMHDPGRTAPVARVKFENGMEKLIIAPEGLLVGQEVYIGPEAPVAIGNTLPLSKIPEGTYVYNIEGVPGDGGKYVRAGGTYALVVSREKDKVIVQLPSGELKAFDPNCRATIGVVAGGGRLEKPLVKAGKAYYKYKARNKFWPTPRGVKMNAVNHPFGGKEHHPGKPTTTSRRAPPGRKVGHIAARRTGRRK
- the yciH gene encoding stress response translation initiation inhibitor YciH; translated protein: MVPRIVNPLDEMLFKEVLKEQQRIRVYTERARYGKIKTIIEGIDEKEFDLEEIAKKLKAKLACGGTAKNGRIELQGDHRDRIKKLLAELGFSEDLIEVE
- a CDS encoding 30S ribosomal protein S17, producing MMRDIGLRVQPPAEKCDDPKCPWHGHLKIHGRVFEGIVVSDKPRKTVTVERQYYHYLKKYERYELRRSRIHAHNPPCINAKVGDRVLIAETRPLSKTKHFVVVAVLERAEKRR
- a CDS encoding 30S ribosomal protein S3, encoding MAIERYFIREAVKEMLIDEFLEKELRRAGYGGLDIKKTPLGTKVIIFAANPGYVIGRGGRRIRQLTRILETQFGLENPQIEVEEIKNPYLNAKVQAVRLAQALERGIHFRRAAYAAMRAIMNNGARGVEIRLSGKLTGERAKSVRFYQGYLAKVGNPAETLVSKGYAQALLKLGVIGVKVAIMPPDARLPDEIEILEKPVEEEVTESEAQ
- a CDS encoding 50S ribosomal protein L3 gives rise to the protein MGKVHRPRKGSLGFSPRKRAKSIVPRIRSWPKETEVRMLGFAGYKAGMTHILMIDDEPGLTNGKEIFVPVTIIETPPLRIFGIRAYRQGYLGFETATEVIIPDFPLDNYPSKKAKDITFYKLLERRIATLPKNYTQEVFEQKLGQLEDMIKEGEIVEVRALVSTQPWIIKLKKKPEVMEYAIGGTSVEEKFNYIKERLGKELRVSEVLKEGELLDVIAVTKGKGTQGPVKRWGIKLRAHKDSKGRRKVGSIGPWHPARVMWTVPMAGQTGFHHRTELNKRLIAIGENGKLNLNGNEIEITPKGGFPHYGIVRSDFMMIAGSVPGPVKRIIRVRPAIRPPKKKPPVQRPQITYVSVESKQ
- a CDS encoding CBS domain-containing protein → MKVKTIMTKNPVTITLPATRNYAIELFKKYKVRSFPVVNKEGKLVGIISIKRVLTNPDEEQLAMLVKRDVPTVKENDDLKKAAKLMLEYDYRRVIVVDEEGKPVGILTVGDIIRRYLAKTEKYKEIEIEPYYQRHVSIVWKGTPLKAALKALLLSNAMALPVVDDNGELIGIVDETDLLKDSEIVRIMKSTELAASSEEEWILESHPTLLFEKFELQLPNKPVEEIMTKEVIIATPHMTVYDVARKMAKHHIEQLPVIRGEGELVGLIRDFDLIKVLVKSKC
- a CDS encoding 30S ribosomal protein S4e: MARKGPKRHLKRLAAPPSWYIERKAYKWAVRPRPGPHNMRTSIPLLYIVRDYLGYAKTAREARKILNEGKFLVDGRVRKDYKFPVGIMDVVSIPETGEHYRVLPNRIGKLILHPISEEEANIKPLRIRNKRMVKGAKVQLNFHDGTNHLIPLSEKDNYFTSYTVLMKVPEREIVEVLPFEKGAYVFVTQGKNVARKGKIVDIKRFPMGWPDVVTIEDEEGELFDTLKEYAFVVGRDKPKISLP
- the rpl4p gene encoding 50S ribosomal protein L4, with the protein product MKVKVFDLNGQPVDEIELPRVFFTPFRPDLIRRAVIASWTHRIQPQGRDPMAGKRRVTENIGKGHGMARVERLKTPPRYAAFVPFARGGRRTHPPKVEKIIWEDINKKERRLAIMSAIAATANYDIVKARGHVVDNVPQLPLIVVDDLQKIQKTRETREIFKKLGIWDDIERAKEKSGVRAGKGKMRGRRYKKAKGPLIVVGKNEGIVLGARNHPGVDVVVVDNLGVEHLAPGTHPGRLTVWTVSAIERLREIYG
- the rpsS gene encoding 30S ribosomal protein S19, which gives rise to MARKEFRYRGYTLEQLLNMSLEELAKLLPARQRRSLKRGLTPEQKKLLRKIRLAKKGKYNKPIRTHCRDMIILPEMVGMTIYVHNGKEFVPVEIKPEMIGHYLGEFAPTRKRVQHGAPGIGATRSSMFVAVK
- a CDS encoding HD domain-containing protein, producing the protein MKIPEEVMKLVETPEFQRLRCIKQLGLANLVYPGANHTRFEHSLGTWYLARRLSLELELQEEEAMLIQLAALLHDIGHGPFSHTLERIYRERLEFSDHMEVSRSVVEGKIEICEVPNELPDILNNLGFDPKEIGELIAGTHGKKYLRMVIHGDIDVDQLDYLSRDAHYTGVAHGIIDLERLLTVMKVIDGELVIDEKGIEAVEGMLVARSLMYSRVYFHRTVKIAEGMLIRAVEYALDEGELEDFWKMTDDRLVVELEDLGGYPGDIIRRIRQRRLFKAAVVVSPEDLTSEEKRALTSLYRSSKKRREKELELADRIGAKEGEVILELSIPELILSEPRLKQVEVNVVLKDGTVEPIAKVTPLASAIKRRQTPRWILIIATPKEHIMKVREIWRNVIFD
- the rpmC gene encoding 50S ribosomal protein L29; this encodes MKPSEIREMSIEEIDAKIRELRLQLAKERGMLTMGTSLENPMVIRNLRRDIARLLTIKREKLREMRKK
- a CDS encoding 50S ribosomal protein L23, translated to MDPYKVIIRPVVTEKAISLIEKENKLTFIVDRRATKQDIKRAVEEIFNVKVEKVNTLITPKGEKKAYVKLKPEYSASEVAARLGLF
- the sepF gene encoding cell division protein SepF, with the protein product MKVGLFDKLKKPDVQKKTKPITSIKGKVTEEKSEVELVPVEEDKIVKEIIKPKVIYVKRVKISTYNDLKIVSDEVSAGNIVIVDLSPLISKPEILSKVAEQVKMSATTFGWDIAMVCKDPPKILVTPQDIKIARE
- the rplV gene encoding 50S ribosomal protein L22, which translates into the protein MAKRFGYSFQNYDPERMARASGRDLRISPKLAVEVCRELRGMMLNDALRYLDDVIALKRPVPLRRYNDSQGHKPGKGFGPGRYPVKVAKAIKKILLNARNNAEQKGLDPDKLRIIHIVAHKGPVLRGWYPRAFGRATPFNEQTTHIEVVVEEIRR
- the rnp1 gene encoding ribonuclease P protein component 1 — translated: MRRNGKERKDRASGGSQGPYQEIIGRTWIFRGSHRGRVNRKNIIWHELIGLRVRVVGSTHPGFVGIEGYVVDETRNTLVIVGEKVWRVPKDICIFEFETEDGTKIKIPGERLVGRPEMRLKKRWRK